From a region of the Buteo buteo chromosome 7, bButBut1.hap1.1, whole genome shotgun sequence genome:
- the CRK gene encoding adapter molecule crk isoform X2, whose amino-acid sequence MAGQFDSEDRASWYWGRLSRAEAVSLLQGQRHGTFLVRDSGTIPGDFVLSVSESSRVSHYIVNSLGPAGGRRAGGEGPGAPGLNPTRFRIGDQEFESLPSLLEFYKIHYLDTTTLIEPVSRSRQNSGVILRQEEAEYVRALFDFNGNDEEDLPFKKGDILRIRDKPEEQWWNAEDSEGKRGMIPVPYVEKYRPSSASVSTLIGGNQDSSHPQPLGGPEPGPYAQPSINTPLPNLQNGPIYARVIQKRVPNAYDKTALALEVGELVKVTKINVSGQWEGECNGRRGHFPFTHVHLLDQQNPDEDFS is encoded by the exons ATGGCCGGGCAGTTCGACTCCGAGGACCGGGCGAGCTGGTACTGGGGGCGGCTGAGCCGGGCCGAGGCGGTGTcgctgctgcaggggcagcgCCACGGGACCTTCCTGGTGCGCGACTCGGGCACCATCCCCGGCGACTTCGTGCTCTCGGTGTCCGAGAGCTCCCGCGTCTCGCACTACATCGTCAACAGCCTGGGGCCGGCGGGAGGCCGGCGGGCCGGCGGCGAGGGCCCTGGGGCCCCGG GGTTGAATCCCACCAGATTTCGAATAGGTGACCAAGAGTTTGAATCTTTGCCATCTTTACTGGAATTCTACAAAATACACTATTTGGACACTACAACCTTGATAGAACCAGTTTCCCGATCCAGGCAGAATAGTGGTGTTATCCTCAGGCAGGAGGAAGCTGAGTATGTGCGAGCTCTCTTTGACTTTAATGGAAATGATGAAGAAGATCTTCCATTTAAGAAAGGAGACATACTGAGAATCCGGGATAAACCTGAAGAGCAATGGTGGAATGCAGAAGACAGCGAAGGAAAGAGGGGAATGATACCTGTTCCTTACGTCGAGAAGTATAGACCTTCCTCTGCTTCAGTATCTACTCTGATTGGAGGTAACCAGGATAGTTCCCACCCACAACCACTGGGTGGGCCGGAGCCAGGGCCCTATGCCCAGCCCAGCATCAACACTCCGCTCCCTAACCTTCAGAATGGCCCTATTTATGCCCGGGTTATCCAGAAGCGAGTCCCTAATGCCTACGACAAGACAGCCTTGGCTTTGGAG GTCGGTGAGCTGGTAAAGGTCACAAAGATTAATGTGAGTGGTCAGTGGGAAGGAGAATGTAATGGCAGACGTGGTCACTTTCCATTCACACATGTCCACCTGCTGGATCAACAGAATCCTGATGAGGACTTCAGCTGA
- the CRK gene encoding adapter molecule crk isoform X4, which produces MAGQFDSEDRASWYWGRLSRAEAVSLLQGQRHGTFLVRDSGTIPGDFVLSVSESSRVSHYIVNSLGPAGGRRAGGEGPGAPGLNPTRFRIGDQEFESLPSLLEFYKIHYLDTTTLIEPVSRSRQNSGVILRQEEAEYVRALFDFNGNDEEDLPFKKGDILRIRDKPEEQWWNAEDSEGKRGMIPVPYVEKYRPSSASVSTLIGGR; this is translated from the exons ATGGCCGGGCAGTTCGACTCCGAGGACCGGGCGAGCTGGTACTGGGGGCGGCTGAGCCGGGCCGAGGCGGTGTcgctgctgcaggggcagcgCCACGGGACCTTCCTGGTGCGCGACTCGGGCACCATCCCCGGCGACTTCGTGCTCTCGGTGTCCGAGAGCTCCCGCGTCTCGCACTACATCGTCAACAGCCTGGGGCCGGCGGGAGGCCGGCGGGCCGGCGGCGAGGGCCCTGGGGCCCCGG GGTTGAATCCCACCAGATTTCGAATAGGTGACCAAGAGTTTGAATCTTTGCCATCTTTACTGGAATTCTACAAAATACACTATTTGGACACTACAACCTTGATAGAACCAGTTTCCCGATCCAGGCAGAATAGTGGTGTTATCCTCAGGCAGGAGGAAGCTGAGTATGTGCGAGCTCTCTTTGACTTTAATGGAAATGATGAAGAAGATCTTCCATTTAAGAAAGGAGACATACTGAGAATCCGGGATAAACCTGAAGAGCAATGGTGGAATGCAGAAGACAGCGAAGGAAAGAGGGGAATGATACCTGTTCCTTACGTCGAGAAGTATAGACCTTCCTCTGCTTCAGTATCTACTCTGATTGGAG GTCGGTGA
- the CRK gene encoding adapter molecule crk isoform X1, whose translation MAGQFDSEDRASWYWGRLSRAEAVSLLQGQRHGTFLVRDSGTIPGDFVLSVSESSRVSHYIVNSLGPAGGRRAGGEGPGAPGLNPTRFRIGDQEFESLPSLLEFYKIHYLDTTTLIEPVSRSRQNSGVILRQEEAEYVRALFDFNGNDEEDLPFKKGDILRIRDKPEEQWWNAEDSEGKRGMIPVPYVEKYRPSSASVSTLIGGNQDSSHPQPLGGPEPGPYAQPSINTPLPNLQNGPIYARVIQKRVPNAYDKTALALEQNSAILTLPKRSTWNKTTAYRSLHMNLHFCFEAYGIYLVLKLLMKTETNLAL comes from the exons ATGGCCGGGCAGTTCGACTCCGAGGACCGGGCGAGCTGGTACTGGGGGCGGCTGAGCCGGGCCGAGGCGGTGTcgctgctgcaggggcagcgCCACGGGACCTTCCTGGTGCGCGACTCGGGCACCATCCCCGGCGACTTCGTGCTCTCGGTGTCCGAGAGCTCCCGCGTCTCGCACTACATCGTCAACAGCCTGGGGCCGGCGGGAGGCCGGCGGGCCGGCGGCGAGGGCCCTGGGGCCCCGG GGTTGAATCCCACCAGATTTCGAATAGGTGACCAAGAGTTTGAATCTTTGCCATCTTTACTGGAATTCTACAAAATACACTATTTGGACACTACAACCTTGATAGAACCAGTTTCCCGATCCAGGCAGAATAGTGGTGTTATCCTCAGGCAGGAGGAAGCTGAGTATGTGCGAGCTCTCTTTGACTTTAATGGAAATGATGAAGAAGATCTTCCATTTAAGAAAGGAGACATACTGAGAATCCGGGATAAACCTGAAGAGCAATGGTGGAATGCAGAAGACAGCGAAGGAAAGAGGGGAATGATACCTGTTCCTTACGTCGAGAAGTATAGACCTTCCTCTGCTTCAGTATCTACTCTGATTGGAGGTAACCAGGATAGTTCCCACCCACAACCACTGGGTGGGCCGGAGCCAGGGCCCTATGCCCAGCCCAGCATCAACACTCCGCTCCCTAACCTTCAGAATGGCCCTATTTATGCCCGGGTTATCCAGAAGCGAGTCCCTAATGCCTACGACAAGACAGCCTTGGCTTTGGAG CAGAACTCTGCCATCTTGACCTTACCAAAGAGGAGTACTTGGAATAAAACCACAGCATACAGAAGTCTTCACATGAAccttcatttttgctttgaagCGTATGGGatatatttagttttaaaacttcTGATGAAGACTGAGACAAATCTGGCTTTATAG
- the NCBP3 gene encoding nuclear cap-binding protein subunit 3, with protein sequence MAALCARACRPPTGSSFGWRSTRPGVSVVVLGGGARLVCRAEGGPGGAMAAVRGLRISVKAEATATTAEPRGPEPEPMEVEEGELETIPVRRSLRELIPDTSRRYENKAGSFITGIDVTSKEAIEKKEQRAKRFHFRAEVNLAQRNVALDRDMMKKAIPKVRLDTIYICGVDEMSTQDIFAYFKEYPPAHIEWLDDTSCNVVWLDEVTATRALINMSSLPDQEKTKSRENNEEKTAEKTKKEKQEESSDDETEEGEVEDDNPSDVELDALSQVEEDSLLRNDLRPANKLAKGNKLFMRFATKDDKKELGAARRSQYYMKYGNPNYGGMKGILSNSWKRRYHSRRIHRDVIKKRTLIGDDVGLTPPYKHRHSGLVNVPEEPIEEEEEEEEDQDMDEDDRVVVEYRDELQAFKQSRDRSAARRSSASASDSDEMDYDLELKMISTPSPKKSMKMTMYADEVESQLKNIRNSMRADSIATSNIKNRIGSKGSSEKVADVRLLLEEKRQNNTGPRQPNSTVKSDVRQRLGKRPHSPEIKPPSSTSAPRREPISDVHSRLGIPKQDVKGLYSDTREKKSGNLWTRLGSAPKTQEKTSDKPENSVASPEEDDSELQRVWGALIKEKEQSRQKKSRLDNLPSLQIEISRESSSGSDTES encoded by the exons ATGGCCGCGCTGTGCGCCCGAGCCTGTCGGCCCCCAACCGGCTCGAGCTTCGGGTGGCGCTCTACCCGCCCTGGCGTCTCGGTGGTGGTTCTGGGCGGCGGCGCTCGTCTCGTTTGCCGGGCGGAGGGCGGGCCTGGCGGAGCCATGGCGGCCGTGCGGGGCCTGCGGATCTCGGTGAAGGCGGAGGCAACGGCGACAACGGCGGAGCCTCGCGGCCCGGAGCCTGAGCCTATGGAAGTGGAAGAGGGCGAGCTGGAGACCATCCCTGTGAGGCGCTCGCTCCGGGAGCTCATTCCG gaCACTAGTAGGCGATATGAAAACAAAGCTGGAAGTTTCATTACTGGAATAGATGTAACCTCCAAG GAAGCAAttgagaaaaaggaacaaagagcAAAACGCTTTCATTTTCGAGCTGAAGTGAATCTTGCCCAAAGGAATGTGGCGTTGGATCGGGACATGATGAAGAAAG CAATTCCTAAAGTGAGACTGGACACAATTTACATTTGTGGGGTGGATGAGATGAGTACACAGGACATCTTTGCCTATTTCAAAGAGTATCCTCCTGCTCATATTGAGTGGTTGGATGATACATCAT GTAATGTGGTCTGGCTTGATGAAGTAACAGCAACACGGGCTCTAATAAATATGAGTTCCTTGCCTGatcaggagaaaacaaaaagcagagaaaacaatgAAGAGAAGACAGCTGAAAAAACCAAGAAAG aaaaacaggaggaaagtTCTGATGATGAGACAGAAGAAGGCGAGGTTGAGGATGACAATCCAAGTGATGTTGAG TTGGATGCCCTCTCCCAGGTAGAAGAGGATTCTCTTCTGCGTAATGATCTTCGCCCTGCCAATAAACTGGCTAAAGGAAACAAGCTCTTCATGAGATTTGCTACTAAAG ATGACAAAAAAGAGCTGGGAGCTGCAAGGCGAAGCCAGTATTACATGAAATACGGCAATCCGAATTATGGAGGCATGAAGGGGATTCTTAGCAATTCTTG GAAACGAAGATATCATTCACGTCGAATCCATCGGGATGTGATAAAGAAAAGGACGCTTATTGGGGATGATGTTGGCTTGACTCCTCCTTATAAACATCGTCATTCAG GCTTAGTAAATGTTCCTGAGGAGCCtattgaggaggaagaagaggaagaagaagatcAGGATATGGATGAAGACGACAGAGTTGTGGTAGAGTACCGTGATGAACTGCAAGCTTTCAAACAGTCCCGAGACCGCAGTGCAGCAAGACGATCGAGTGCTAGTGCATCTGATTCTGATGAAATGGACTATGATCTTGAACTGAAAATGATATCAACACCCTCTCCCAAAAAGAGCATGAAAATGACAATGTATGCAGATGAGGTGGAAtcacaactgaaaaatattag gaatTCGATGCGAGCAGATAGCATAGCAACCAGTAACATCAAAAATCGGATTGGCAGTAAAGGATCTTCAGAGAAAGTCGCAGATGTAAGACTACTGTTAGAAGAAAAACGTCAGAATAATACTGGGCCGCGTCAGCCAAACAGCACTGTAAAATCGG ATGTGCGGCAAAGACTGGGAAAAAGACCACATTCTCCAGAAATTAAACCTCCAAGTAGTACCTCTGCTCCTCGTCGAGAACCTATATCAGATGTACACAGCCGGTTAGGAATCCCCAAACAAGATGTAAAAGGACTCTACTCTGatacaagagagaaaaaatcag GTAATTTATGGACCCGATTAGGGTCTGCTCCGAAGACACAAGAAAAGACTTCAGATAAACCTGAAAACTCTGTGGCATCTCCAGAGGAAGATGATTCAGAGCTCCAGCGGGTTTGGGGTGCTCTcattaaggaaaaagaacagtCTCGGCAAAAAAAGAGTCGATTGGATAATTTACCATCTCTACAAATTGAAATCAGCCGAGAAAGCAGTTCTGGATCAGACACTGAATCATGA
- the CRK gene encoding adapter molecule crk isoform X3: MAGQFDSEDRASWYWGRLSRAEAVSLLQGQRHGTFLVRDSGTIPGDFVLSVSESSRVSHYIVNSLGPAGGRRAGGEGPGAPGLNPTRFRIGDQEFESLPSLLEFYKIHYLDTTTLIEPVSRSRQNSGVILRQEEAEYVRALFDFNGNDEEDLPFKKGDILRIRDKPEEQWWNAEDSEGKRGMIPVPYVEKYRPSSASVSTLIGGNQDSSHPQPLGGPEPGPYAQPSINTPLPNLQNGPIYARVIQKRVPNAYDKTALALENWQMQHILQI, encoded by the exons ATGGCCGGGCAGTTCGACTCCGAGGACCGGGCGAGCTGGTACTGGGGGCGGCTGAGCCGGGCCGAGGCGGTGTcgctgctgcaggggcagcgCCACGGGACCTTCCTGGTGCGCGACTCGGGCACCATCCCCGGCGACTTCGTGCTCTCGGTGTCCGAGAGCTCCCGCGTCTCGCACTACATCGTCAACAGCCTGGGGCCGGCGGGAGGCCGGCGGGCCGGCGGCGAGGGCCCTGGGGCCCCGG GGTTGAATCCCACCAGATTTCGAATAGGTGACCAAGAGTTTGAATCTTTGCCATCTTTACTGGAATTCTACAAAATACACTATTTGGACACTACAACCTTGATAGAACCAGTTTCCCGATCCAGGCAGAATAGTGGTGTTATCCTCAGGCAGGAGGAAGCTGAGTATGTGCGAGCTCTCTTTGACTTTAATGGAAATGATGAAGAAGATCTTCCATTTAAGAAAGGAGACATACTGAGAATCCGGGATAAACCTGAAGAGCAATGGTGGAATGCAGAAGACAGCGAAGGAAAGAGGGGAATGATACCTGTTCCTTACGTCGAGAAGTATAGACCTTCCTCTGCTTCAGTATCTACTCTGATTGGAGGTAACCAGGATAGTTCCCACCCACAACCACTGGGTGGGCCGGAGCCAGGGCCCTATGCCCAGCCCAGCATCAACACTCCGCTCCCTAACCTTCAGAATGGCCCTATTTATGCCCGGGTTATCCAGAAGCGAGTCCCTAATGCCTACGACAAGACAGCCTTGGCTTTGGAG AATTGGCAAATGCAGCACATTCTACAGATCTGA